One region of Mesomycoplasma ovipneumoniae genomic DNA includes:
- a CDS encoding heat-inducible transcriptional repressor HrcA, whose translation MSRLDAKKEKYLKQIVENFIKTGESIGSQALKQNYSIKKSSSHLRMVMNQLEKEGYLEKPHISSGRIPTLRGFQYYAEFLSFDENEILANKLKDLFARRRVSIENTISEAFKLISESVGTTIITTTSNENDRLMSINLTQISQNEGIVVVVSSSGSVENKKITFSPSISLQDVKIAIRLFQQRLINTPLAEVSSKLIILKQELEKQIKHSDELLHHFIHKIFNFQIQNKSDVYNKNMLILDSEISRTRLVDLLNLIEKKSIWEMLDEKTTTEDETLKISIESPETSFISKKLEKSFAIKEISMIGSTKKINYSAARTGIKLLEDFLSNKNNHRKE comes from the coding sequence ATGTCAAGGTTAGATGCTAAAAAAGAAAAATATTTAAAGCAGATAGTTGAAAATTTTATTAAAACCGGAGAATCAATCGGTTCGCAAGCTTTAAAACAAAATTACAGCATAAAAAAATCCTCTTCACACCTTAGAATGGTAATGAATCAACTTGAAAAAGAAGGTTATTTGGAAAAACCTCACATTTCAAGCGGCAGAATTCCAACATTAAGAGGGTTTCAGTACTATGCTGAATTTTTGTCTTTCGACGAAAACGAAATTTTAGCAAATAAACTAAAAGACTTGTTTGCGCGCCGTCGTGTCAGCATAGAAAATACAATTTCTGAAGCCTTTAAATTGATTTCTGAATCTGTTGGCACCACAATAATTACCACAACAAGCAACGAAAATGACCGTTTAATGTCAATAAACTTGACACAAATATCACAAAATGAAGGAATTGTTGTCGTTGTTAGCTCTAGCGGTAGTGTTGAAAATAAAAAAATCACATTTTCACCTTCCATTTCTTTGCAGGATGTCAAAATCGCAATTCGCCTATTTCAACAAAGACTAATAAATACTCCATTAGCAGAAGTTTCATCAAAATTAATAATTTTAAAACAAGAATTAGAAAAACAAATTAAACATAGTGACGAACTTTTACATCATTTTATACACAAAATTTTTAACTTCCAGATCCAAAATAAATCAGACGTTTATAATAAAAATATGTTAATCTTAGATAGCGAAATTTCTAGAACCAGACTTGTTGATTTGCTTAATTTGATTGAAAAAAAGTCGATTTGAGAAATGCTAGACGAAAAAACTACCACTGAAGATGAAACCTTAAAAATCAGTATAGAATCGCCTGAAACCTCATTTATCTCAAAAAAACTTGAAAAATCATTTGCAATCAAAGAAATTAGCATGATAGGATCAACGAAAAAAATTAATTATTCTGCAGCGCGAACGGGCATAAAACTTTTAGAAGATTTTCTATCAAATAAAAATAATCATAGAAAGGAATAA
- the grpE gene encoding nucleotide exchange factor GrpE, translating to MIFENSEDKKTNLNNNEKQESENISSESVENNLENSAQKIENETENNEKNGKKSRRFLKKESKLKDLENQIQSLTTKNISLEIESLKLKDKIKKIEDDFKSQVKIFEEKAAQKVKDIKSELQTKFESDQNHIKKYSLQPFFEEFISPFLNLKKAISYGLNAENPETSSYVKGFEMLVGQIENVMENFGITKIEPEIGGFFDSSIHEVYEVSDGEKDKISNIISIGYKLHDRVVKTALVVVGNTNEQKN from the coding sequence ATGATTTTTGAGAATTCTGAAGATAAAAAAACTAATCTAAACAACAATGAAAAACAAGAATCTGAAAACATTTCTAGTGAGTCAGTCGAAAATAACCTTGAAAATTCAGCCCAAAAAATAGAAAACGAAACAGAAAACAATGAAAAAAACGGCAAAAAATCACGTCGTTTTTTAAAAAAGGAATCTAAATTAAAAGACCTTGAAAATCAAATCCAATCATTAACTACAAAAAATATTAGTCTTGAAATTGAGTCTTTAAAATTAAAAGACAAAATAAAAAAAATTGAGGATGACTTTAAATCTCAAGTCAAAATTTTCGAGGAAAAAGCGGCTCAAAAAGTTAAAGATATTAAATCTGAACTTCAAACTAAATTTGAAAGCGACCAAAATCACATAAAAAAATATAGTTTACAACCTTTTTTTGAAGAGTTTATTTCACCATTTTTAAACCTTAAAAAAGCAATTTCATATGGTTTAAACGCAGAAAATCCCGAAACTTCTTCATATGTAAAAGGATTTGAGATGCTTGTTGGTCAAATTGAAAATGTTATGGAAAATTTTGGAATAACAAAAATAGAACCTGAAATAGGTGGTTTTTTTGATTCTTCAATCCATGAAGTTTATGAAGTTTCTGATGGAGAAAAAGATAAAATTTCTAACATAATCTCAATTGGATATAAACTTCATGATCGGGTTGTAAAAACAGCGCTTGTAGTTGTTGGAAACACAAATGAACAAAAAAATTAG
- the argS gene encoding arginine--tRNA ligase produces the protein MNKKISNQISEFFIKNNLIFDKTKIIVEKSKNFGDFSTNVALIFSKQNKLKPLELAEKIKSWLSQQELGLEKIEIASPGFLNFFVSKTEYSKIVKKIIDQNENFGRSFLSKKINVEFVSANPTGFLHLGHLRSAVIGDILSNILEFSGNSVLREYYVNDFGSQIDKLVASVFARYQQIFKNIPLPEEAYLGEEIILMAKNFFEEYGNKFESSSLENPEIYSIFRQKALNFFLSEIKKDLSNLSIKFDKFTSESDLFLSGNVQKTLENIGFTYKKDNALWLKTSDFGDQKDRVLIKNGGNYTYFSSDIAYHLHKINSEFKPEILINIWGADHIGYVDRVHAALKIANQENKLQILLYQLVKLVKNGKEFKMSKRKGRTFTIKDLLQVANPNAIRYFIAERGYNSLVEFDVDLASSIDSQNPLFLIQYAHARAVNLLAKSDLNVENLSTFKLENETNLISKLNQFEEIVLKIAKNYKINLLPKYLLELANLFNSFYSNTKILNNSDTNNLLCLTKAVSIVLKNGLKLLGIKAKERI, from the coding sequence ATGAACAAAAAAATTAGTAATCAAATATCCGAATTTTTTATCAAAAATAATTTAATTTTTGATAAAACCAAAATAATAGTTGAAAAATCGAAAAATTTTGGTGACTTTAGCACAAATGTAGCTTTAATTTTTTCAAAACAAAACAAATTAAAACCTTTGGAACTTGCAGAAAAAATTAAAAGCTGATTAAGCCAGCAAGAATTAGGTCTTGAAAAAATTGAGATAGCCTCACCTGGGTTTTTGAATTTTTTTGTTTCCAAAACAGAATATTCAAAAATTGTTAAGAAAATAATCGATCAAAATGAAAATTTTGGTCGAAGTTTTTTGTCAAAAAAAATAAATGTGGAATTTGTTTCCGCTAACCCAACGGGATTTTTGCACCTTGGTCACCTCAGAAGTGCTGTTATTGGCGATATTTTGTCAAATATTCTTGAATTTTCAGGTAATTCTGTTCTTCGTGAGTATTATGTAAACGATTTTGGGTCTCAAATTGACAAACTAGTTGCTTCAGTTTTTGCCCGTTATCAACAAATTTTTAAAAACATTCCTCTTCCAGAAGAAGCTTATCTTGGTGAAGAAATTATTTTAATGGCCAAAAATTTTTTTGAAGAATATGGTAATAAATTTGAATCATCAAGTCTTGAAAACCCTGAAATTTACAGCATTTTTCGTCAAAAAGCTCTTAATTTTTTTCTTAGTGAAATAAAAAAAGATTTATCAAATTTATCTATTAAATTTGATAAATTCACATCTGAAAGTGATTTGTTTTTATCCGGAAATGTTCAAAAAACCCTTGAAAATATAGGTTTTACCTATAAAAAAGACAACGCGTTGTGGCTAAAAACATCAGATTTCGGCGATCAAAAAGATCGCGTTTTAATAAAAAACGGCGGAAATTATACTTATTTTTCAAGCGATATTGCCTATCATTTACACAAAATTAATTCAGAATTTAAGCCCGAAATTTTAATAAATATTTGAGGAGCAGACCATATTGGCTATGTTGACCGTGTGCATGCGGCCCTAAAAATTGCTAATCAGGAAAATAAATTGCAAATTTTGCTATATCAACTTGTAAAATTAGTAAAAAACGGCAAAGAATTTAAAATGTCCAAAAGAAAAGGGCGAACTTTTACAATCAAAGACCTTCTTCAAGTTGCAAATCCTAACGCAATTCGTTATTTTATCGCTGAACGGGGGTATAATTCGCTTGTAGAATTTGATGTAGACTTAGCAAGTAGCATAGATTCACAGAATCCGTTGTTTTTAATCCAATACGCCCATGCTCGTGCGGTTAATTTGCTGGCTAAATCTGATTTAAATGTCGAAAATTTGAGTACATTTAAATTAGAAAACGAAACTAATTTAATTTCAAAATTAAACCAATTTGAGGAAATTGTTTTAAAAATAGCAAAAAATTATAAAATTAATTTACTACCAAAATATTTACTAGAACTAGCTAACCTCTTTAATTCTTTTTATTCTAACACAAAAATATTGAATAATTCAGACACAAATAATCTTTTATGTTTAACAAAAGCTGTCTCAATTGTTTTAAAAAATGGATTAAAATTACTTGGAATAAAGGCAAAAGAAAGGATTTAA
- the rpoE gene encoding DNA-directed RNA polymerase subunit delta — MKTIISIAINFLKNRESAHFSDIFLEVQIALMSKWENQLPNLSTDKILTLKRGELYKLLTIDGSFVALGNNYWALRSDILI; from the coding sequence ATGAAAACTATAATTTCAATAGCAATAAATTTTCTAAAAAACCGAGAATCTGCCCATTTTAGCGACATTTTTCTTGAAGTTCAGATTGCCCTGATGTCAAAATGAGAAAATCAATTACCTAATTTATCTACAGATAAAATTTTAACTTTAAAAAGAGGCGAGCTCTATAAACTACTGACAATTGATGGTAGTTTTGTTGCTTTGGGTAATAATTACTGAGCACTTAGAAGTGATATTTTAATTTAA
- the fba gene encoding class II fructose-1,6-bisphosphate aldolase: protein MNLQNTKAMLEKARKNKYAIPHININNLEWTKAALLGAQAKKSPLIIATSEGALKYMGGLKTVYNLVTNLIEFLEISVPVALHLDHGSFETCKKALETGFTSVMYDGSREEFSKNLELTREIVELANSKNATVEAEVGQIGGEEDGIIGNGEIADVDQAYEISKTGITCLAAGIGNIHGVYPSSWKSLDFDVLDKISKKTQLPLVLHGGSGLPKDQIQKAIKLGIAKINVNTELQQANAAAVTDFVVSGKIKEGKNFDPRKLLAPGTKAIQELVEAKIVEFGSENQA from the coding sequence ATGAATCTACAAAATACAAAAGCAATGTTGGAAAAAGCTCGTAAAAACAAATACGCAATTCCGCATATTAACATAAATAATCTTGAGTGAACAAAAGCCGCACTTCTTGGTGCCCAGGCTAAAAAATCTCCTTTAATAATCGCTACCTCAGAAGGTGCGCTAAAATATATGGGAGGTTTAAAAACTGTTTATAATTTAGTGACAAATTTAATTGAATTTTTAGAAATAAGCGTTCCTGTTGCGCTTCATTTGGATCATGGAAGTTTTGAAACTTGCAAAAAAGCTCTTGAAACAGGATTTACTTCAGTTATGTATGATGGTTCAAGAGAAGAATTTTCAAAAAATTTAGAACTAACAAGAGAAATTGTTGAGCTTGCAAATTCAAAAAATGCAACAGTTGAAGCTGAAGTTGGCCAAATTGGTGGCGAAGAAGACGGAATTATCGGAAATGGCGAAATCGCTGATGTTGATCAAGCATATGAAATTTCTAAAACTGGAATTACCTGCCTAGCTGCCGGAATTGGTAACATTCATGGTGTTTATCCGTCTAGTTGAAAATCTTTGGATTTTGATGTTTTAGACAAAATTTCTAAAAAAACTCAACTTCCACTGGTTTTGCATGGTGGCAGCGGTCTTCCAAAAGATCAAATTCAAAAAGCAATCAAATTAGGAATTGCAAAAATTAATGTAAACACCGAACTTCAACAAGCAAATGCGGCTGCTGTCACAGATTTTGTTGTTTCTGGAAAAATTAAAGAAGGCAAAAATTTTGATCCTCGAAAATTATTAGCCCCAGGAACAAAAGCGATCCAAGAACTTGTTGAGGCTAAAATTGTCGAATTTGGTTCAGAAAATCAAGCATAA
- a CDS encoding pseudouridine synthase family protein yields the protein MIEFSVSENQVGQKLIQLVKKLLLNFNYNEIQKLFRNKKIKVNNKAESQKYLLALGDKVLIFNSKKEVQNQKKIPKIKTNLKIIYQDSNILIVEKPKDLQVHGGNNNLDLAVWNYLKIEKTDVFMPSHVGRLDKKTSGIILYGLNYKSVVELNKKQKFFEKIYTFESKIKLKKPIKTDLFIRKDDLNQRMEVCKNEVGCHLISTTFFYKNNRNFAILHTGKKHQIRLTLSHLGFPIFGDEKYNGEQKSRLFLHSFSLKFNNLDGFLSYLNGKKFVSKPEWWKL from the coding sequence ATGATAGAATTTAGCGTATCTGAAAATCAAGTAGGCCAAAAACTTATTCAATTAGTTAAAAAATTGCTTTTGAATTTCAATTACAACGAAATTCAAAAGCTTTTTCGTAATAAAAAAATTAAGGTCAATAATAAGGCTGAATCACAAAAATATTTGCTGGCTTTAGGTGACAAAGTTTTAATTTTTAACTCTAAAAAAGAAGTTCAAAATCAAAAAAAGATACCTAAAATAAAGACAAATTTAAAAATAATTTATCAAGACTCAAACATTTTAATTGTTGAAAAACCTAAAGATTTACAAGTTCATGGCGGTAATAACAACCTTGATTTGGCCGTTTGAAATTATTTAAAAATAGAAAAAACCGACGTTTTTATGCCCTCGCATGTGGGCCGTCTTGATAAAAAAACATCTGGAATTATTTTATACGGACTTAATTATAAAAGTGTTGTTGAACTTAATAAAAAGCAGAAATTTTTTGAGAAAATTTATACCTTTGAATCAAAAATAAAACTAAAAAAACCTATAAAAACCGATCTTTTTATAAGGAAAGACGATCTTAATCAAAGAATGGAAGTTTGTAAAAATGAAGTAGGATGTCACCTTATTTCTACAACATTCTTTTATAAAAACAACAGAAATTTTGCGATTTTACACACTGGCAAAAAACATCAAATCCGACTAACTTTATCACATTTAGGTTTCCCGATTTTTGGCGATGAAAAATACAACGGCGAGCAAAAAAGTCGCTTATTTTTGCACTCATTTTCTTTAAAATTCAATAATTTAGACGGATTTTTATCTTATTTAAACGGAAAAAAATTTGTCTCAAAACCAGAATGATGAAAACTATAG
- a CDS encoding glutamyl-tRNA amidotransferase, with protein sequence MDREKIIKLAKSLYFVPSEKVIETVLQEKDEMLNRINFLHTFDTKDVPSLEKINSFPKGIEILFDDEPNFSDFRSQLFTNSVHVSQNEIITKKVIDD encoded by the coding sequence ATGGATAGAGAAAAAATAATCAAACTTGCAAAATCGTTGTATTTTGTTCCTAGTGAAAAAGTAATTGAAACCGTTTTACAAGAAAAAGATGAAATGCTAAATAGAATTAATTTTTTGCATACTTTTGATACAAAAGATGTTCCTAGCTTGGAAAAAATCAACTCTTTTCCAAAAGGAATTGAAATTTTATTCGATGACGAGCCAAATTTTTCTGATTTTAGATCTCAACTTTTTACAAATTCAGTCCACGTAAGTCAAAATGAAATTATAACCAAAAAGGTGATTGATGACTAA
- a CDS encoding amidase family protein, translated as MTKFELDINQATEKLKKDENNAVFSFFEQKNQKKGILSGMFFSIKSNFATVEGVSHGSSNSLINFRPGYNSTVFQKLIDQGAQPLIKVYNDELGLGGKGLFSFFGKILNPLDKTKLVGGSSSGSAATIDSVHFAIGSDTGDSIRRPASFVGKVGFKPSYGAVSRHGLFAYATSLDTVAWLTHNVSDSILVSQTVFGQDKNDLTSVEVQVQKVEKTKPKKVLFWNFDNEIEPYVKEKLYKLEHILQSEGVLVENIIPDLNLLKTILPVYEIISYSEATSNLSAINGLTFGNTDKNLKWEDIFLKTRTDGFGFMLQKRLIWGSFFLEQKNQEHFFIKAKKIRTLIKNYYESLLNQFDVVLFPAFYGVAPDVFGKNSEKSDKITNFILAISNLVGNPSITIPLGKHKNLPFNLAIDSKINSDASLLGFSLYIEEKIGDINVE; from the coding sequence ATGACTAAATTTGAACTAGATATAAATCAGGCAACTGAAAAATTAAAAAAAGATGAAAATAATGCTGTTTTTTCTTTTTTTGAACAAAAAAATCAAAAAAAGGGAATATTGTCAGGCATGTTTTTTAGCATAAAATCAAATTTTGCCACCGTCGAAGGAGTTTCGCATGGCTCATCAAATTCGCTTATTAATTTTAGACCTGGATATAATTCAACAGTTTTTCAAAAATTAATCGATCAAGGAGCCCAGCCATTAATTAAGGTTTATAATGACGAATTAGGACTAGGTGGTAAAGGTCTTTTTTCTTTTTTTGGTAAAATTTTAAATCCACTTGACAAAACTAAACTAGTTGGTGGATCATCATCAGGAAGTGCGGCAACAATTGATTCTGTCCATTTCGCAATCGGCTCAGACACCGGTGATTCAATAAGAAGACCGGCTAGTTTTGTTGGAAAAGTCGGTTTTAAACCCTCATATGGGGCTGTTTCTCGTCATGGTTTGTTTGCTTATGCAACTTCTCTTGACACGGTCGCTTGACTTACTCATAATGTTAGTGATTCGATTTTGGTTTCTCAAACAGTTTTTGGTCAAGATAAAAACGACTTAACTTCTGTTGAAGTACAAGTTCAAAAAGTTGAAAAAACTAAGCCAAAAAAAGTTTTATTCTGAAATTTTGATAACGAAATTGAACCTTATGTTAAAGAAAAACTCTATAAATTAGAACATATTTTACAATCTGAGGGTGTTTTGGTTGAAAACATCATTCCAGATTTAAATTTGCTAAAAACAATTTTACCAGTTTATGAAATTATCTCTTACTCAGAAGCTACTTCAAATTTGTCGGCAATAAACGGTTTAACTTTTGGAAATACGGACAAAAATCTAAAATGAGAAGATATTTTCTTAAAAACAAGGACAGACGGATTTGGCTTTATGCTCCAAAAAAGACTTATTTGAGGATCTTTTTTTCTTGAACAGAAAAATCAAGAACATTTTTTTATTAAAGCAAAAAAAATAAGAACCCTAATTAAAAATTATTATGAATCACTTTTGAATCAGTTTGATGTTGTGCTTTTCCCTGCTTTTTATGGCGTTGCGCCTGATGTTTTTGGAAAAAACAGTGAAAAAAGTGACAAAATTACGAATTTTATACTTGCAATTTCTAATTTGGTCGGCAACCCTTCAATAACAATCCCATTAGGAAAACACAAAAATTTACCTTTTAATCTAGCCATTGACTCAAAAATTAACTCTGATGCAAGTTTATTAGGTTTTTCACTTTATATTGAAGAAAAAATAGGTGACATTAATGTTGAATAA
- the gatB gene encoding Asp-tRNA(Asn)/Glu-tRNA(Gln) amidotransferase subunit GatB has protein sequence MLNNKYLVTIGVEIHLELNTKAKMFSDSPNSSGQPNKFFNLFDLGYLGTLPKINKKAVEKAIILAKSLKMEIPSILAFDRKNYFYPDLPKGFQITQQFYPIGKNGSINVGDFSVLIERIHLEEDTAKQIHKENQTFFDYNRCGVPLIEIVTQPMLDSAEKAAQYVDEIRKLALFLGISDAKLENGSLRADINISVREKNQPFFNPKVEIKNINSISNIQKAAQLEIEEQINTYEKGQKVSQVTKKFNDKLIKNQTLRTKTDAIDYKYFPEPNLPYIELTKEFIDSIQVPLSPLEIQKKLEKHGVSTFYINQILNNFEFWTFLKNSNPENWTQSVKLFFAEIVPIINKNGFDQLYIDSDFFGNSVKKLLDSKITNSEFRQIIEIKNNQPNLDLDSIIKTIFEKKLSDDEIKSLLTELASEEISQIEQNKNNKEKLFKILIGKLIKKTKGNADPKKVNLILTEWIKNL, from the coding sequence ATGTTGAATAATAAATATTTAGTAACTATTGGGGTTGAAATTCACTTAGAACTTAATACAAAGGCAAAAATGTTCTCAGATTCGCCAAATTCAAGTGGTCAACCTAATAAATTTTTTAATCTTTTTGATTTAGGTTATCTTGGAACATTGCCAAAAATAAATAAAAAAGCTGTCGAAAAAGCAATAATTTTAGCAAAATCCTTAAAAATGGAAATTCCATCAATATTAGCTTTTGACCGGAAAAATTATTTTTACCCTGATTTGCCAAAAGGTTTTCAAATTACCCAGCAATTTTATCCAATTGGAAAAAATGGTTCAATAAATGTTGGCGATTTTTCTGTTTTAATTGAAAGAATTCACCTTGAAGAAGATACGGCCAAGCAAATTCATAAAGAAAATCAAACATTTTTTGACTATAATCGCTGTGGCGTTCCTTTAATTGAAATAGTGACTCAGCCGATGCTAGATTCTGCCGAAAAAGCTGCTCAATATGTTGATGAAATCAGAAAATTAGCTTTATTTTTAGGTATTTCTGATGCAAAACTAGAAAATGGTTCGCTCCGGGCTGACATAAACATTTCAGTTCGTGAAAAAAATCAGCCATTTTTTAACCCAAAAGTTGAAATTAAAAACATAAATTCAATTTCTAACATCCAAAAAGCTGCCCAACTTGAAATTGAAGAGCAAATTAATACTTACGAAAAAGGTCAAAAAGTTTCGCAGGTCACTAAAAAATTTAACGATAAACTAATAAAAAATCAAACATTACGAACCAAAACGGATGCCATAGATTATAAATATTTCCCCGAACCAAATTTGCCTTATATTGAATTAACAAAAGAATTTATCGACTCTATCCAAGTCCCACTTAGCCCTTTAGAAATCCAAAAAAAGCTCGAAAAACACGGTGTTTCTACATTTTATATTAATCAAATTTTAAATAATTTTGAATTTTGAACTTTTTTAAAAAATTCAAATCCAGAAAACTGAACCCAAAGTGTAAAATTATTTTTTGCTGAAATAGTTCCAATTATTAACAAAAACGGTTTTGACCAGCTCTATATTGACTCTGATTTTTTTGGAAATTCAGTCAAAAAATTGTTAGATAGTAAAATAACTAACAGTGAATTCCGTCAAATAATTGAAATAAAAAATAACCAACCTAACTTAGATCTTGATAGCATTATAAAAACAATTTTTGAAAAAAAATTATCTGATGATGAAATTAAAAGTCTTTTGACTGAACTTGCTAGTGAGGAAATTAGCCAAATTGAGCAAAATAAAAATAATAAAGAAAAATTATTTAAAATTCTGATAGGTAAATTAATCAAAAAAACAAAAGGAAATGCCGATCCTAAAAAAGTAAATCTAATTTTGACTGAATGGATAAAAAATCTTTAA